aatatcccacttgcaagttcggtgtatcctacccgccgaccgaagcaggatcagtttacagaacagaggcaggctaacgaaacgctagagattgttgcaaacgtgtgtataatggcagagccggcgaagaagcagcgaaaacccttgacggaagacgcaaagaaaaggaaaagagcttcagaccgagcgagggggagtttcgtagagaaaaagcatcaggcttgcctgtgATGTTGAGCATGTAAGGAAAGGTGTGCTGGTCTATCAAGAAAATAGACCTCCCTTAACAACACCTTCCAACAATCATTAACTGTGTCTTTTCTCTCTGGTGTGTTGTTCCGTTTCCCTGGTAAGCCTAAGGACAGGTTCTTTCTTAAGAAAGGAACAAATCTGTTTTAGGGTTTAATtacagtgtgagtgagtgcatttGATCTCTCTTCAGTCCAGGACTGGCCTGAATTTTTATCCTCAGGGGacagtgtttttctctcttttttttactaGAATTATGccagaaggagaaagaggacaGACCTCTGACCAGGCCAATCACTCAACTACGTGACCACCTGGGCAAACCAACCTCAGCCCATGCAGCACAGCACTGCTGAGGACTCCTTCCCAACGAGTCTGGAGGGAGGTGAAAGGGTCTACGTGTATGTGTAGGCTGAAGGTAtaatgagagagaagaagagaagaaagtgtTTCCAACAGAGGGTGGGAAGAAAAGGGGGAGATGATAGCAAGAATGGATGAATCTATAAAAGAGTAAAATTAAGTGGGGGAAAAGACTCCACATGGAAAAGCACAGGGAGACAAATAGAGAGGAATGAGCTGAATAACAGAATTCACaggcaagagagacagaaaggaaacaccaataaacacacacacacacacacacacacacacagacagagagaggacttCTGAGTACAGTGAGGAAACCAGATCATGCAGGTCTCATCTGTGGGCTAATTGCATGGCGAGGAGCCATTGTGAAATCTCTACCGAGTGTGACACCTCATTCATCAGACAGGGCCCAGTGTGGCAGTCTGTGCCACGGCACAAGGGAGCCCCACACTCAGGACAGAGATGGATCACCCCAGCCATGTCTCACTGGCCCAACCGGGAGAGGGCTGCATCCCTCATTCCACCCAAACTCCGCTCAGGGACCCCCTAAATGCACCTATGGGAGCAGGCTGCaggctgtctctctcctctttaaAAGGATCAGGGTCACAATCACTCTACCATCCTCTTCTACTTGTACAGGGTACAAGGCAAGTTTTACTAGCCTGGTTAAAACCGAACTCATTCACTTTTTGAATAGAGTCTGGACACTCACAACTGGGAAACCTCTCCAACACTAACGTGGTGACGGACATAGCACAATTTACACATTCTTCTGACTGCaatttttggtgtttccagatATTGCTACAACTgtttaccacagccacttttGGTTTTGAAACTAGCGCCATCCCTCTCGTTATTGATTGGGCAGGTTATCTACCGACCGATGGAAATATTAGTTAAACAGCTAATATCTCCCTAAAGGGTGAGCATGGCCAGACTAAAGTTTTACAGACTTGTTCCCTCTTTTGGGATATCTGAGAAATAAAGTCTATCTGACTTTGCAGAAAAACATGACTGAAATGCTGAATCAACTAACCATCGACCATTCTATGAAATCTATTTTATGTTGTTTAATTTTATATGTATAAAATTCAATCATATCAGATAAACCTGGCTAATCCTTGAATATCAGCTTTCTACAGAGAAAGGTTAAAGCTGTTGAAAAAGATTTTAGTATTTCTTACTAAATTCTGTGCGATTTAGCTACCTTGGGAGTCTACCACTTCCTTGAATGTACAGCACCTACACAACATTACTGGTAGAGGGGAAacatttcctgattggttggcACTTAGTGTTTCACAGTGCAACAGAACACAGACAGCTTCTACATTCCAACAAATCAGGGGTTGTGCTTAGCTGCTTCTCAAGCTGATCTAATCTTAAAAATCAGGTTTCACTTGCTATCCTTTCATTTGTTACTCCCATTTATTCAGGGGAAAACACTCCGGTGACGAATCTTGGCCTCCAGAACGCTACACTCTAAACTGATTTTTTTgaatggaaaaaagaaagaaagaaaagaaacgcTCATGCAAGACTTGGCTGAAAATGCCATTCCTGAAAGCATCGAGACCTGACCAATGCAGTGTAGCGCGGCTGCCCTCTGCCCCCTTGGCCAGTGCCTCACCTCTGCGTCCGCTCCCTGGGCAGTGCTCAGCAGCTTCTCCAGCTCACTGTGTAGTGAGCTCTCCAGCTGCTGCTGCATCTCTTCTTCAAACTGAGCCATCCAGGAGTTTTGTCCCTTCTTACAGAGACCTATCGGGAGTGGCAGAGAGACAACAGAGACATGGCTGTCAGGTCAGGTCTATGGTTTGGTATGGCTAAATTATTAGACTTACCGGTATGTGCTTAAAACTGGTGGATGGAATTATAAATGTGTATGTTATATGGAGTTGCTAGTGGTGCCCTATGGTCATAGATGTGGTCATACTATGCTATAGaacattaaataataatattatactTCATTTAGTACATTTTATTTAGATCTTTTTTAAACAAAATGCTGATGAAGACCACACTCAGGGTGACTATCATGTGAGTGTTGTAGAGTGATCAACTGTTAAATATGACTTACAATATTCTACAATTTATCAGGTGTGCATGTTTGATGTGTAACACTTGAAATACAGTTAATGATAGCATCATTCATTTCCAGTGGAGCACTGCAAAACATTCAGGAGGTTCCTActcttaacgtagcctacctcaaACAACTCTACCTAGAAGAGGTCTACCTGCTCTACGAGTCTACTACAAGGATATTACTGCTGAGAAACCCAGTTAAAGGATACAATAACTATATTAGGCCTATATTAGGTAGACCTATGTGAATGGGCTACTTCAGGGCAAATTTCTAAACAGCTGGAAACGCTCTTAGTCGTGGTGGCTGCAATGAGTTTTTGACAGTTCAAGATATAGCCTAGATTGAATGCAAGTTCCAGTctaagtagcctatatgatcAGATAACTGCTTTAAAATAGGAAATGAAAATGTAAGAGGCTACTGATTCACCGCCGGTTAGGAATGCAGGCACCATCGCATCATCTAAAACATCGTCTAATTATGAAGTAGCCTATCCAACCCTATAAAAAAAACTTACCTTCTGCGTAGTACATGCTGAAAGTAAGGCCAggtttaaacaacgaacaaaaaatgtaggctattccaATTAAACCAGTCCTATCTTATAATTTTCCTACGAAAAATTAGTCAAACTGTATTGGCGTAAAGTAAAAATGTCCACattgagagaggaaaaaaagagagcctTTGAAGCTTAAGATATTCACTTAAGAATTGATGTGTTCAATCCGCGTTGACTATTGACCGTCATCTTCAGATCAACTTCGAGCAAATGAACCATCATCTCTACTTGCCCTCCTCCAGAACGAGGTTTACTGTAGCCTTGCCCTACGAAGGGGAGGAATCAAGGGCCATTTGCTAATACTATCTTTTGCTGCCTTAAGTTATATTTTAACAaaattaacataggcctagcctacgtATTTTATGATGTTTGCACTCAAGCCTAGTAATGCGTAGTCCATGTCACATTTTACTGTTTCAAGTTTGCTTGCCATCACCGCAGCATATTGCTTCGACCCCATTTTCTCAAGACCTCCTCTCGGTGGTGGTCTCTTAccccagtagcctaggctatgcgATATTAACTCGTAACTACAACCTAGCCTTTCATCACATATTGGATGTCGctattaggcctaggctatactaAAAGGAAGGTTAAGGGGATTCTTCTTGTAGCAATACTCAAGGGCATTGAAGATAAATCGCACAACCCAAGGAgtactgtgtagcctatgctaaaAACGCGGAAATGAATGTGGATAAGAACATGGGCTGTAAAATGAGCCAAAATTACACTGCATGTATACAAATCAATCTAACGTTAGGCTACAAGAAATAATCAGATATTTAATATCTTTGACAAAACATAAGCAAGCTAGCTGCATACCACCAGAAATAAGTTTATCCATGTTTTCGATTCGAAAGTGACGTTTAACATCTTGCTCACAAGACTCTAATCTGAGTGATGCTGCACGATTGTAATTTTTGTGGCATAGTATAGGCATATGTTAGCCTACTTTACAAATAAATGTGAATCCTTACGCTTGGTCTTGTAGGATGCTGACGGACGGTCTCGATGGTCCAGCCCCAAGCACAAGAGCGCGTATGGTCTACGTGCGAGTACGAGTAGTTCTGCAAGCACTGGCTAGCAGTCTACGGGAAGAGAGTTTCTCCCTCTGTATGTAGGCTTTCAAAATATTAGGCTATATTGCAAAAGCAACGGACATGACCACGTTTGCTGTGTCGATGTGCCATAGGGCCTAGCCtatgcaagaaaaaaaaacaaaaacaggtgGCAATATTAAACATTTGACACATATAGCCTACCAGCGAAAAGGAGAATTACCTAGGGGCAAGTCAGTGGCCACAAAGCGCTTTCAATTTTAAGTTTAATTTTCAATAGGGATAAATTATAGCCTAAGCAGCTGGTCAGCATGGCATTGTTCTGTCGGCATCTGTCGAAATTGATTAAAATTACGTGCAAGACGCGCGCTCTTTTCTTAAAAGAGAGCTAACTTAtacaaaaatattgagaaaCCTAATTTGTGTGTGGATTTCTGAATAACTGCTACAGCCAATGAGAGCGCGTTATTCTCTTCCCAAACCAATGATATCGCAGTATTCTCCGAAAACCGCACCATCAGTTTGAGAACTGATTTCTTAGCGCCACGTAGACTGTCTGTCAAACTACACACAGGCGCGTCAGTGGAACTGTGAAGGCCCCGTACAAGAAGCCACGTCGCGTCTTCCATGGATAGCCTATGAATGGGCCAGAATAGTCGAATCCTCCACAAATGTAAAGTCTATACTTTTCTCTAACATCATCTTATCTCAGAAGAATATTCTGTATATTCGTGTTATTCAGAAAATGCACAAGTCTGCCCAGGAATATCGGCTGCAGTATGTTGGATTATGGACTAATACCCCCTTGTGGTAGTTAAGTGAACTGAATGGAAAGGCTAAATTGAGATCTCAATGCCCAGTCAAACTTTCAAATAAACACTGGGAAATATTAAATAAAGAAGATGGTGACTGTGCAAATGAATCAGTGCACCCAAAGAAGACATGCTGTGTCAAAAGGCCATTCATTGTTACTCTAGATTAAATGAGCTTAAGTTTTAAGACTGCCATTTAATTAGGGCCCCATGCCATTTTGGTTTTCAGACTAAGCCATTAAAATGTTGACCCCCAATCTACTATTTGTGTAGTGATAGATAGATCAAGAGATACCTGATCCAGTGATTGGTCCGTAGGGGAACCATGTGTCGCTGTCATATTCTCAGGTGAATAAATTCTCACTACATTCATAATCTCTTCAACTGTGTAAAATACATGCTTTGTACATTTCTCTACAAGTACTTACTTATTTTCATTATGCTATATATTGGTATCATTTTGTTGATCCAgaatattttttctttcttggttCTTTATAACcaagtgtgtttgttgtgtacaCCATGTACAAATttagtgtatgtttgtatgttaaAAACAGgtcaggagagaggggggggggggggggggggggcagtgttcaTGTGAAACAGAACAGTACAAAGCAAAAGTATCCTACCACCTTGCGTTGACTGTTTCACCTCTGCAAGCATCTGACCCAGGGCAGTGGCCACATATAAAGCTGTGTCATGGGTGTACAAtgtaattgttttatgtttttaaagGATTACAGTAAACATGTACAAATAATGTATAGCTGTTAATGTCTATCTCCACCTGTAAAGTAAAATATATGATGAAACACTTTTCATTGTGAGTTGCCAACTTTTCATCTGTTTTTCATGTGCTGGCTGTTTAGGACAATAGATTACGATTCTCACAGATGTGGTTTGTGTGGAACTGCAGTCAATGTTGTGTCTTGCTATTTTTTCATTCAGCTCATCAGCATAACTGTGAGGTGAAAGCTGGTGAGACTCTCTTCTTTAACTCAAAACTATAGAGTTCTAAAAGTTAACTATAAAGTTCTTCACACATCATATCAACTTGTTGGGGGTAAAGCAGGTGCTACTGTTTATATTCATAGTATAAAACCTCAGAGGACAGCCAGTGAAAAACTCAAATATGGAAAGTACTGCCCTCATGTGGTTGTGAGATGCCACTGTGTTAAGGTTCTCAGTAGtccttttgtccaaagtgacctACAATGACAGCAATACACATTGAAATTAACCATTTATAATCAAGTAATATGGcctaaataaaattaaaatattattagtACACTAAATCgaacaataataaaaacatataCAAACAACGATTATATAAGCAAAATTAAGAAGTTATAAACAAAGTATACGTAAGTCTATAGATGCTCCTGCAGCCTCCCCAATCAGTGTTAATATAAGCTCGACTACCATGGTATGAATGAAGGGCTGTTAAAATATGTTCACAATGCTATTTAAACTCTGCTGCTCTATTTACAAAATTGAAATTAGAACACAGGTTAAAGCAGATAATGCCCCCTTTCAAAACACTGTTCCAGTCCTGAACTGCCATTGTCTGAAAAGTTTTTACACATCAACCTTGTAATACCATATTTGTTTATGATTAAGAATTTGTAATAGTAAATTCTCCATTGAATGAAATAAGTGGCATGCCAACATTTTTAAGGCATTTATCAAATTGTTTCAGTTTGGAAAGACACTGACCATTCAATAGAATATGAACTGGAAGATAAAATTGACATCAGAATATTGTTGCATGAGGTACAAGATCATTCATGCACAACAGAATATCCTGATTGGCAGCATCTCAGCAATGGTAtatggtttacgaatgcccgtttattgggcgctacgaatgtctatcaaatgcgtctgtacgtagctcataaccgcttcagTGTGtagtcatcgtcttgctgccccgcctccattctgtgattggttccttcgttgaggtgaaaatggaagtccatggaatccaggctgcctagcagcgtgaataaaattgcgcacgtaaggcagcatgggaaaacccaaaGCCATCTTGGTGGTCATTCAAAAGTGCAGGAAATCATGACTGTACAAATGAGTATAAAAGCATGAGTTGgactttgtttttttaatggttGGACTCAGTAATGAACCGTTACAGTGACTGTACATCTAGTGCATCATTCTCAGCTAAAGAAACATTCCTCCCAGGTTTTGAATATGGACCTGTTCCATTTGTGTAACAGATGAAATGTCAATGTATATTAGTTCACAAatgactcacaaacacatacattcgCGCGCACATACACTGTATTGCATACAGAACTGTTAGGAGTGCTTCACAGACGAGGGTCTGGAGGTTTCTGGCTGCCTAAGTGCTGTGGTGTCGGTAGTTGGGGCTCTAGTCAAGCGGACAAGAAGGCAACTGCTGTGTCCCTCTCCTCTACCAGTTCAGCTGCAGTGGCGTCCATCTTGGCGCGGGAGAACTCGTTGATTGGCAGTGCATCAACAATCTTCCAGCTCTTATTCTGTGGGAATTTAAATTTAAGCAATTGACAAAACAGCAAACCTGAGTAAAAGTATGCATTGTACAACTGCAATGGTGATCTTAAAGTGCCACAATGAGATAGACGCCCGATTGCTGTTAATGGTGTCTATTAACAGAGCCTGTGCACAACATTAACTTGGGCTTTTCACACTCTGTATGTCAGCTAATTACATAACTGTAGGCCCTGCGTGAGGTCACATTGGATGCCATGCAAGGCTAATCAATTACAAACAACTCGACATCAAGACAAGGCTGATGCAGTGTGATTAACTTGTCTTAAAGTCTTACCTTGATAGTAACAGGGAATGAGTAGATTAGGTCATCAGGAACACCATAAGAGTTGCCAGAGGAGTAGACACCCATTGAAATAAACTCACCCTGAAAGTAGAGTTAATCTCGAGTTAACCTTGACGGAGTATAAAGTCCCATGGACAGACATGACACACTGTTGGACTTCAATTCAACTCATTATTGAATAATACATTAACTTGACTTGTTGAATTTGCCATTGTATTTGACTAGTAGGTCGAACTAGGAGCACATATATTGTGAATGTACAATATTGTTGAGACTTCATCATAATCTGATGCAAAGGATCAGATTATGATCCCATATCCCAATATGATCAGTACTGACATCAGCAGTGCCGATCCAGATGTCCCTCATGTGGTCGCAGATGGCCTTAGCAGCAGACATGGCGCTGGACAGCTTCCTGGCCTTGATCACCGCAGCTCCACGCTGCTGGACTGTCTACAGGAGATGagtggaaacaaacaaaaattaagCAAAGGAAGCTTCTCGGCAAGCCTGGTCTTTTCTGGCTTTTCTTAATAATGGGTTAACTTTAGTTCTGACGCAATAACCACCCCAATAGACTATgtttagtccccccccccccccccacacacacacagaccagatcCAGAGTGGGACTTACAGAGATGAAGTCTCCCTTTAGCCAGGCATCATCCGCCACTACATCAAAGGCTGCCTCATCTTTGCCCTTAATGTTAACCTTGCAGTGGTGTACATCAGGGTATTGGGTAGAGGAGTGGTTGCCCCAGATGATCACATTCTTCACACTGTCTGCTGGAATGCCACAGCGCATTGCCACCTAGTGGTACCAACGGGGAGAGCATGTGTCATTTTTGTCCAATCAGGTCTCTCCACTGATATTACCTATCCACAATATTTAAATTTTGGGGAGaacaaatgaatgaaaacaGATTCCCCTAAATAGCACCCACCTGAGAGCGGGCCCTGTTATGGTCCAGACGGGTCAGGCAGGAGAAGTTTTCCTTGGGGATGGATGGGGCGGACTTGGCAGCAATCAGGCAGTTGGTGTTAGCTGGGTTGCCGACGACAAGGACCttatttaaaataaatacattattataaatacatattaatacaaaataaactcaatttttaaagttaaagtagGGTAATGACATACATGGACTTTCAAAAGTGCTTGACTAATGGTATTGACCTTTGATGGGGGGGGGTAAGCTATGGCTCAAGAGAGCAAGGCAGTTTTTCCCCCAGCAATTTTATGTAACCAGGTTTcttcacgagagagagagaaagaaagaaagaaagaaagaaagaaagaaagaaagaaagaaaggaaagaaagaaaagaaagaaagagagaggggggggtgctGGTAACAAATAGCATAGGGCATGTCATAAGTGTATCAATCAATTCCTCATTTTGACACCGAAAGGTCTAAAAGATTTTCTTTTGATAAATTaagacatatttatatttttttattccagCAGTAGTCTATGTTTTAAGCCTTAACTCAACATTCACACATATTTGCATTAAAACTCTAAAGCCTTATATTCACATATTCAGATTAATCTAGAGCAACTAATTACAccgtgttccaaattattatgcaatattattattttgtttttcaattaaactcatggatggtattctgtctcagggctctttggatcattgaaatcaatctcagacacctgtgataattagtgtgaaattgtgcactacCTTGGACAAGGTATGAAAACACTGGAAATTTCCCGAAAACGTATGCGTGATCGTACGGTGAAGAAATTTGTCGCCGATTCAGAGCACAGGCGGGTTTGTGCAGACAAAGGCATAATAAGGAAGTTTTCTGCCAGACAAATTCATAGGATTAAGAGAGCAACTGCTAAAAtgccattgcaaagcagcaaacaGGTATTTGAAGCCACTGGTGCCTCTGGACTCCCGCGAACCTCAAGGGCCACCCCTAAGCAGAAACAGttgcagtgggctcaggaatacatgaagactcattttcaaacagttttgttGAAGGATGAGTGCCATGCAACCCTAGATGGTCCAGATGGATGGAGTAATGGATGGTTGAtgaatggccaccatgtcccaACAAGGCTGAGATGTCAGCAAGGAGGTGGCGGAGTCATGTTTTGGGCTGGAATCATGGGGAGAGAGCTGGTAGGCCCCTTTAGGGTCCCTGACTGTGAAAATGACCTCGGCAAAGTATGTACAGAGTTTCTGACTAACCACTTTCTTCTGTGGTACAAAAAGAACCATGCCTTCTGTAGCAAAATCTTTATGCATGACGATGCACCATCTCGTGCTGCAAAGAATACCTCTGGGTCATTGGCTGCTATGggcataaaaggagagaaactcATGGTGTGGCCCCCCATCTTCCCCTGACATCAACCCTATTGACAACCTTTGGAGCATCATCAAACAAAAGATCTGAGGGTGGGAGGCAGTTCACAtccaagcagcagctctggAAAGCTATTCTGACATTCTGgcagctctgggaggctattctgCAAAGACATTAAAGCAGACACTCTCCAAGAACTCACAAGTTCAATGGATGCAAGAATTGTGAAGGTGATATCAATGAAGGGGTCCTATGTTAACATGCAACTTGGCCTGATAAGATGTTTTTAATTGAGTTaacttttgatttaatttatatcacctcctaatgctgcaaattcaacaaaTGAACAATTTTAGTTCTTTACAACCTATAACAACTCTGGCGTGCATAATCATTTGGAACAGTGGATTTTGAgtttatttttgaaaaaaatactgttatcaTTAGGAGGTTTGTTCAATAAAATTCAAATTATGCGATAACAGTTGATGACTAAAATATTTGCATCAACTATTTAGGAAAATCTGAGAAATGTAATTtacataataatttggaacgcaGTGTAAAACTACTAGGCCTTTTTGTTTAGGAGAGTCTCAATTAGTAATTTCTTTCCTTgtctttgtttgcaataaaGGGACTATTAGGAATTGATAGGCAGAACCAAATTTGAATTGATACAAATCATTTCTGAATTGTTGAATTCGGTTTCTGTCTTATGAATTCTGCTTGACCAATATTTTGGTTCCCAACTCTTTTAATGAACACCTTTTTAGTTAAGATTATACACCTCTGGGACCTCTCCCATGTGCCTTAGGGTGAGCAAATCAAAAAAAGCGCGCAACTGTTGTGCTTTTCAGCCTGCGTGCATTCTTCCCTTCACTTAAGTCTATCATTTACACGCCATGAAGCCAGTAAAGCGCTTTGGAAGGAGCTACTCCAAAATCCGGGCGTTTCTTATGTATACAACTCTTGTGCACATTCTGCCACTGACTTAAGCACCTTTCCAGCTAAGCGCATCTGAGGGCTGTATTAAGGTCGAGCGCCACTACAAGGTGAAATAGCATATTGCTCGATGTcggcagtaggcctagttctaaacACATGTAGGTTACACAGAATAGGAGTCCCGTAGCTTCTCTGCTTGGACCCCTAATTAACGAGGTGGTGGCTCAGTCTGGTtccattttaaataaatcacGCCTCTAAGGCCGCCTTAATTCCAAACTTGTGCGCTGTGGATGTGACAGAAGCGGGAATGGTAGAATGTGCATAACTGAAAAGTGCGTAACTTGAAGCCCGTAAAAAAGGGCTTACAAGGAATTTACGTGCGAATGGGAGAATTCGGCCCATAGTGATTTACTGATGGTTTGACAGAGGCTGCTTCAAAGTTGTAATTGTCAGCATCACAAAAAATCTTATTAGATATTTCTCATCAATAACCAGGGCTGGTTCTACTACATTTGGATGGGCcggtagaaattttgggtgggcaacatggCAAAGCGGTTAAATTGGATCAAAAttgacaaacacaaaaacaaggaGTAGTAACTTGTAGgttgcgcacacgcacacacacacacaccactccctctcataccaacctcaagtttcttgagaactctTTTTGATTAGTTATGTTTAATTATCCAATcgaaacacatggaaccggttatgtggttgccctgcaacattgctcaatcTGGGCATGCATTGACGAGACTTGTCTCCATCcgct
This genomic stretch from Alosa sapidissima isolate fAloSap1 chromosome 16, fAloSap1.pri, whole genome shotgun sequence harbors:
- the mdh1ab gene encoding malate dehydrogenase 1Ab, NAD (soluble), whose product is MSDPIKVLVTGAAGQIAYSLLYSIAKGDVFGKEQPIILVLLDITPMMPVLDGVVMELQDCALPLLREVIPTDKEEVGFKDLDVAILVGSMPRRDGMERKDLLKANVAIFKAQGSALDKYAKKTVKVLVVGNPANTNCLIAAKSAPSIPKENFSCLTRLDHNRARSQVAMRCGIPADSVKNVIIWGNHSSTQYPDVHHCKVNIKGKDEAAFDVVADDAWLKGDFISTVQQRGAAVIKARKLSSAMSAAKAICDHMRDIWIGTADGEFISMGVYSSGNSYGVPDDLIYSFPVTIKNKSWKIVDALPINEFSRAKMDATAAELVEERDTAVAFLSA